ATACTTGACGGATGAAGGATATCAAGTACTTGAGGCGGGCGACGGAAGGCTGGCGCTTGAGTTATTTCAAGAGCACGATGTGCAGCTGGTCATCCTGGATATTATGTTGCCGGAATTGGACGGATGGTCGGTATGCAGGCGAATTCGCAAAGTTTCGAACGTCCCGATCCTGATGTTAACCTCCCGTTCGGAAGAGGATGACACGTTGCTCGGATTCGAACTCGGGGCGGATGATTATGTCATCAAACCATGCAGTCCGCCTATCTTGCTGGCTCGCAGCAAGCGGTTGCTGGAAAGTCGGCCGATACACGGGCTGAGGGATATGCTGATCGGAGGAGGGATTGCGATTCACTTGCCCTCGCGAACGGTCTCTATAAATGGGGAGAAGATCAGCCTGACGCACACAGAATACGAAATTCTGACTTACCTGATGGAAAACAAAGGAATCCTCTTGTCCCGGGAACAGCTCATTACGAAAATTTGGGGCTATGATTTCGACGGAGAAGATCGCACACTCAGCAGCCATATCCGCAATTTGCGAGCCAAGCTGGGCGAGCATGCGAAGCATATCGTCACCGTCGTTCGTTCCGGGTATAGGTTCGAGGAACGGCCATGAGAAAGAGCATCGTATTCAAGCTGTTTTTGCTGACGACGGGTTTATGTCTCTTGGTGATCGCAAGTATTTTTGTTGGCCAAACTGTATTTTTCAAGCAATTTTATGTGCATCAGAAGGTGGAGAAGGTGAGCGATGCCCTCCAATCTTATCAGCAA
The Xylanibacillus composti DNA segment above includes these coding regions:
- a CDS encoding response regulator transcription factor yields the protein MAKTILIVEDQQVLREIMKEYLTDEGYQVLEAGDGRLALELFQEHDVQLVILDIMLPELDGWSVCRRIRKVSNVPILMLTSRSEEDDTLLGFELGADDYVIKPCSPPILLARSKRLLESRPIHGLRDMLIGGGIAIHLPSRTVSINGEKISLTHTEYEILTYLMENKGILLSREQLITKIWGYDFDGEDRTLSSHIRNLRAKLGEHAKHIVTVVRSGYRFEERP